From a single Lolium rigidum isolate FL_2022 chromosome 7, APGP_CSIRO_Lrig_0.1, whole genome shotgun sequence genomic region:
- the LOC124672817 gene encoding taxadiene 5-alpha hydroxylase-like, translated as MDYLLKVVALLVTASAIAIHILSRAKKSCPANLPPGSMGIPVIGQSLGFVRAMHFNSIDQWFWDRIDRYGLVSKLSLFGKPTVLLVGPAANKFMFFSSSLPPYVPLFAQRVIGEKTILSLSGDDHLRIRGALMEFLKPAMLKLYVKKIDAEVRHHLEENWAGRTTVTVLPLMKRLTFNIISALVFGFEAGAVRDAFADDVGRMLAGIIAMPVDLPFTAYGRSIKAGQRARRLLRGIMREKKAKQGDSPNKNLISHLLSMRDENGQQLLTDEEIVDNSLIPMIAGYDTTSILMTFMVRHLAGDPATLAAMVQEHEEIARNKSDGEALTWVDLSNMKFTWRVAQEILRLIPVVFGGFRIALEDAEFDGYRIPKGWQVFWLASATQLDPSIFPEPAKFDTSRFENLSSTTPPCSFVGFGTGPRICPGMEFAKVQTLVMMHYLVRHFTWKLSCKENTFTRDPMLSPLHGLPIQLEHRTSL; from the exons ATGGATTATTTGCTCAAAGTCGTAGCACTCCTTGTCACGGCCTCTGCCATAGCCATCCACATCCTGAGCAGAGCCAAGAAATCATGTCCGGCCAACTTGCCCCCTGGCTCCATGGGTATTCCGGTGATTGGCCAGAGCCTCGGCTTCGTCCGCGCCATGCACTTTAACAGCATCGACCAGTGGTTTTGGGACCGGATCGACAGGTATGGGCTGGTTTCGAAGCTTTCGCTGTTCGGCAAGCCGACGGTTCTCCTCGTCGGCCCGGCGGCCAACAAGTTCATGTTCTTCAGCAGCTCGCTGCCGCCGTATGTGCCCCTGTTCGCCCAGCGTGTTATCGGGGAGAAGACCATCTTGTCCCTCTCCGGCGACGATCACCTGCGCATCCGTGGCGCGCTAATGGAGTTCCTCAAACCAGCCATGCTCAAGCTGTACGTTAAGAAGATCGACGCCGAGGTGAGGCACCACCTAGAGGAGAATTGGGCCGGCCGGACGACCGTCACGGTGCTGCCACTGATGAAGCGGCTGACGTTCAACATCATCTCCGCGCTAGTCTTCGGCTTTGAGGCGGGCGCCGTGCGGGACGCCTTCGCCGATGATGTGGGGCGCATGCTTGCGGGCATCATTGCGATGCCGGTGGACCTGCCGTTCACGGCTTACGGCCGGAGCATCAAGGCTGGCCAAAGGGCTCGACGGCTACTCAGGGGGATCATGCGGGAGAAGAAGGCGAAACAGGGGGACTCGCCAAACAAGAACCTGATCAGCCACCTGCTCAGCATGAGAGACGAGAATGGCCAGCAGCTGCTGACCGATGAGGAGATCGTCGACAACAGCTTGATCCCCATGATTGCCGGCTACGACACGACGTCCATACTCATGACGTTCATGGTCCGCCACCTCGCCGGCGATCCGGCCACCCTCGCCGCCATGGTGCAAG AGCATGAAGAGATTGCAAGGAACAAGTCTGATGGGGAGGCTCTTACATGGGTAGACCTATCAAATATGAAGTTCACATGGCGAGTCGCACAGGAAATACTTCGCCTCATCCCTGTAGTGTTCGGGGGCTTTAGAATAGCATTGGAGGATGCCGAGTTCGATGGCTACCGCATTCCAAAAGGATGGCAG GTGTTTTGGTTGGCTAGCGCAACGCAACTGGATCCTAGCATCTTCCCCGAGCCGGCTAAGTTCGACACCTCCCGGTTTGAGAACCTGTCATCCACGACGCCGCCGTGCTCCTTCGTCGGCTTCGGCACCGGCCCCAGGATATGCCCCGGGATGGAGTTTGCCAAGGTCCAAACACTGGTGATGATGCACTACCTGGTGAGACACTTCACATGGAAGCTCTCCTGCAAGGAGAACACATTCACAAGAGACCCCATGCTGTCGCCGCTGCATGGCCTGCCCATACAACTAGAACACAGGACCTCCCTTTGA